Proteins from a single region of Budorcas taxicolor isolate Tak-1 chromosome 11, Takin1.1, whole genome shotgun sequence:
- the AGPAT2 gene encoding 1-acyl-sn-glycerol-3-phosphate acyltransferase beta, which yields MELGPWLIAALLLLLLLAQLSRSARFYAKIGLYCAFCFTASAVAAVVCLLRHGGRTVENMSIISWFVRSFKYAYGLRFEVKGRETLDEDRPCVIISNHQSILDMMGLMEILPDRCVQIAKRELLFLGPVGLIMYLGGVLFINRQRSQTAMSVMTDVGERMVREKLKVWIYPEGTRNDNGDLLPFKKGAFYLAIQAQVPIIPVVYSSFSSFYSCKTKLFTSGTIQVEVLDAVPTRGLTVADVPKLLDTCHQAMRTRFFHISKIPQENGAPLGPDAQEAQ from the exons ATGGAGCTGGGGCCGTGGCTGATCgcggcgctgctgctgctgctgctgctggcgcaGCTGAGCCGCTCGGCCCGCTTCTACGCTAAGATCGGCCTGTACTGCGCCTTCTGCTTCACGGCCTCGGCGGTGGCCGCGGTCGTCTGCCTGCTGCGCCACGGGGGCCGGACGGTGGAGAACATGAG CATCATCAGTTGGTTCGTCCGGTCCTTCAAGTACGCATATGGCCTCCGCTTTGAGGTCAAAGGCCGTGAGACGCTGGACGAGGACAGGCCCTGCGTCATCATCTCCAACCATCAGAGTATTCTGGACATGATGG GCCTCATGGAGATCCTCCCCGACCGCTGCGTGCAGATCGCCAAGCGGGAGCTGCTCTTCCTGGGGCCCGTGGGCCTGATCATGTACCTGGGGGGCGTCCTCTTCATCAACCGGCAGCGCTCCCAGACGGCCATGAGCGTGATGACCGACGTGGGCGAGCGCATGGTCAGGGAGAAG CTCAAAGTGTGGATCTACCCGGAGGGCACGCGGAACGACAATGGGGATCTCCTGCCTTTCAAGAAAGGCGCCTTCTACCTGGCGATCCAGGCCCAG GTACCCATCATCCCCGTGGTTTACTCCAGCTTCTCCTCTTTCTACAGCTGTAAGACgaagctcttcacttcag gGACCATCCAGGTGGAGGTGCTGGACGCCGTCCCCACCCGTGGCCTCACTGTCGCCGACGTCCCCAAGCTTCTGGACACCTGCCATCAGGCCATGAGGACGCGCTTCTTCCACATATCCAAGATCCCCCAGGAGAACGGGGCCCCCTTGGGGCCCGACGCCCAGGAGGCCCAGTAA
- the EGFL7 gene encoding epidermal growth factor-like protein 7: MWGSQELLPLWFLVLAVGSAEHVYRPGRRVCVVGAPQGPVSESFVQRVYQPFLTTCDGYRACSTYRTLYRTAYRRHPGPAPARPRYACCPGWKRTSGVPGACGAAICQPPCQNGGSCVQPGRCHCPAGWQGDACQTDVDECSARGGGCPQRCVNTAGSYWCQCWEGHRPSVDGAVCLPERGAPRVTPDPATGADSEVKEEVQRLQSRVDVLEEKLQLVLAPLHSLASRALEHGLPDPGSLLAHSLQQLDRIDSLSEQISFLEEQLGSCSCKKEV; the protein is encoded by the exons ATGTGGGGCTCCCAGGAGCTGCTTCCACTCTGGTTCCTGGTGCTGGCAGTGGGCAGCGCGGAGCACGTCTACCGGCCTGG acGCAGGGTGTGTGTCGTCGGGGCTCCCCAGGGCCCCGTGTCCGAGTCCTTTGTGCAACGTGTATACCAGCCCTTCCTCACCACCTGCGACGGGTACCGAGCCTGCAGCACCTACCG GACCCTCTACAGGACCGCCTACCGCCGCCACCCCGGGCCAGCCCCTGCCCGGCCTCGCTATGCCTGCTGCCCCGGCTGGAAGAGGACCAGTGGGGTGCCGGGGGCCTGTGGGGCAG CAATATGCCAGCCACCATGCCAGAACGGAGGGAGCTGTGTCCAGCCTGGCCGCTGTCACTGCCCTGCAGGGTGGCAGGGCGATGCCTGCCAGACAG ATGTGGACGAGTGCAGCGCCAGAGGGGGCGGCTGTCCCCAGCGCTGTGTCAACACGGCGGGCAGTTACTGGTGCCAGTGTTGGGAGGGGCACCGGCCATCTGTGGACGGGGCAGTCTGCCTGCCTGAAAGAGGGGCCCCCAGGGTGACCCCTGACCCCGCGACAG GAGCGGACAGTGAGGTCAAGGAGGAAGTACAGAGGCTCCAGTCGAGGGTGGACGTGCTGGAGGAG AAGCTACAGCTCGTGCTGGCCCCACTGCACAGCCTGGCCTCCCGCGCCCTGGAGCATGGACTCCCTGACCCTGGCAGCCTCCTGGCCCACTCCCTCCAGCAGCTGGACCGCATCGACTCTCTGAGCGAGCAGATCTCTTTCCTGGAGGAGCAGCTGGGCTCCT GTTCCTGCAAGAAGGAGGTGTGA